The region GCGCGGGATTCACCGACCTCAAGGTGAAAGTCGGCGAGTCGATTGCAGACGGCGCTGCCCGCGTCGCGGCGGTCGCGGACGCCGCCCCCGACGCGACCATTACTGTCGACGCCAACCAAGGCTACACCTCGAAGGAGGCGCTTTCGTTCGTCGATCGCCTCAACGACCGCGGGGTGACGATCGATTTACTCGAACAGCCCGTTCCGGGTGCCGACCTCACCGACCTGAAGCGTGTCCGCGACGCCGTCAGGGTTCCCGTCGCTGCTGACGAGAGCGTATACTCCCCGACCGATGCTCGACGGGTCATTGAACGCGGAGCCGCCGACATCATCAATGTCAAACTCATGAAGTCCGGTGTGCTCGGTGCGCTCGATATCGTGAGCCTCGCCCAAGCGAGCGACGTCAACCTAATGATCGGGTGCATGCTCGAATCGAGCATCGGGATTCACGCCGCGGCCCACCTCGTTGCAGGCACTGGAGCGTTCGATTACGTGGACCTCGACGGAAACCTTTCGCTGGAAACAGACTTCCGGGAGCCGACAGTCGGCCCCGCCGTTTCGATCGACGGGCCTGGTCACGGTATCGTTCCTGATATCGATTAACACGAGTGAGTGATCGATCCTCGTCTCTCAGCACGATGTCAACACGCTTCGTTCCAACCCATGTACGGTCCGCAATAGAAATCGTCAAAACTGACCACGACCGCACTACAATTGAGCGTGACGCATTCGCGAAATTTACCGACCGCATCTCCTCCCTCGATGTCTCGTCGGTCGCTCCCGACTCAAATCATGCTCGGCACTCACCCGTGCAGACACTGGTCGCTTCCAGAACTGCAGGACGTGCAGAATCCCCACTCGCGCGTGCGCGTGATACCGTGACACCGTCATGAGCGTCCCTCACTACCAGGAAGAATACGATGACTCACTCTCCGAGAGCCTCGCCGAGGAGTTCGGTCCCGAGATCGCCACCGCGATGACAATGAACGATCACCTCACGCCTCACCTCCGAGACCAACTCATCGACATCAGTCACCACGCTCGCCAGAGCCGGCACGCCCTCTTACAGGGCCTGAAACACGAACATACCGCTCTCGAAGCTGCCGACGAGCATCTCACTCGCCTCGGTGCCGATCTCGATGACATCCTCTCCGCCCAGTCATTCCACGCCTGGATCGATGAAGACCTCGCGACCGCACGAGACTGCCTCCACACCCGAGAAGCGGAATGTGACCAGCTCGCCGCCGACCGGCAAACCACCCTCAACCAACAGCGCATTCCCAGCACTCGCCGTATCGATCACGAGTTCACACAGTATCTCTATGAGTCACTCCCAGTGACCTATCCCGTCCTGACAGACATCGCCAGCCTCGCCGAGACGCTTCGTACCGCCCAACACGGTGTCGAACGAGAACTCAGGTCACGAAACGCCACATCGTAGATTGGAACCAGCCCGTTCTGCTGCTCATTGAAGCCGCTTCCAAGCCCGTCAATACCTCCCAAACGATGTCGTGGAACGTACTCCGAATCCGATCCGGCTCATCGGCGACTGGGTCGGGCTCACGCTCGTCCGTGCGGGACTGATCGACTGTCAGCGAGAAGCCGAGCGCGTCGGGACAGTAGGTTTCGATGGTGAGTGATGCCTACAGTCCTCAGTGCCATTCAGGGACAGGTCCCACCATCGACGCCGACGCACTCAATATCGTACTCCGAAGCGAACCTAGTCATACTATGCGGTAGCGGATCGTTTCGCACCTACCCCTGTACAACACGGA is a window of Halococcus agarilyticus DNA encoding:
- a CDS encoding dipeptide epimerase encodes the protein MPTIESIAVEELSTPLSSPFVISLGEQHELANVVLAVELADGTRGFGEAAPVPHITGETQGTALAACRAARELLVGEPIADYRGHVAALRESFAAQHTARAGLEIALFDARCRSLGCSLAAFVGGRDRPVRTDITVSIVDLETAREKATDAVGAGFTDLKVKVGESIADGAARVAAVADAAPDATITVDANQGYTSKEALSFVDRLNDRGVTIDLLEQPVPGADLTDLKRVRDAVRVPVAADESVYSPTDARRVIERGAADIINVKLMKSGVLGALDIVSLAQASDVNLMIGCMLESSIGIHAAAHLVAGTGAFDYVDLDGNLSLETDFREPTVGPAVSIDGPGHGIVPDID